DNA from Parageobacillus thermoglucosidasius:
TCCATCAAAACAGCAGACGGAAAAACAGGCCGTTTGTGGCGATAAATTGTGGTGCAATACCAAAGGAATTAATTGGCAGTGAATTGTTTGGCTATGAAGAAGGAGCATTTACAGGAGCAAAACGTACAGGACATAAAGGAAAATTTGTCCAGGCAAACGGCGGCACCATTTTTCTCGATGAAATTGGCGAAATTCCTCCGGAAATGCAAATAGCGCTTTTAAGAGTTTTGCAGGAAAGGGAAGTCGTTCCTATCGGCGGAATAAAACCAATTCCTGTTGACATAAGAGTAATCACAGCGACGCACTGCGATTTATATCAATTAGTAAGAGAAGGAAAACTAAGGGAAGATTTATTTTACCGTATTTATGTATATCCGATCAAAGTTCCGGCGTTAAGAGAACGAAAAGAGGATATACCGTTTTTGATCCAGTATTATTGTCAGAAAAACAATTGGCCTGTTTCTTTTTCTAATGAAGTGATCCAACTGTTTATGACGTACCATTGGCCAGGAAATATTCGCGAATTATTTAACGTGTTGGAGCGGATTCGGATTGAATATGGCGATCATATTCCTTCGATTCCAGAGCTTAAATCGATGTTCATTGGATGGGAAAATCAAGGAGAACACAGAAAGTCAGAGCAAAAAACTTTATCCTATCGGGAACAGATTGAAAAAAATCATATGATGGAGATGCTGGAAAAAACAAAAGGGGATATTGCAAGGGCAGCAGCAGAGTTGAATATTCCCCGCAGTACATTTTACCGAAAATTAAAAAAATATCATTTGATATGAGACAAAATGAGAAAGAATGAGAAAAAATGGGATTATTCCGAATTTATTTTATTGAAATCACTTACAAAAAAGGGTTTGTAAGCGTTTTTTTGTTGGCATATTATTTGCATAGTTTGAAAGTGAAAAGGTTTCATGATCATTATGAGCAGTTGTAAAGGAGGAAAAGGAAAGCATGACAGTGACAAAACGGGAATCGAAGAGCCTGACGAAAGAAAAAGCAAAATGGATGTATCAGAAAATGCAGGAAATTCGTCAGTTTGAGGACAAAGTTCATGAAATCTTCAGCAGAGGAATTTTGCCTGGATTTGTCCATTTATATGCCGGCGAGGAAGCAGTAGCGGTAGGGGTTTGCGCTCATTTGCATGAAAATGACTATATTACGAGTACGCATCGCGGCCACGGCCACTGTATCGCTAAAGGATGCGACCTGAACGGGATGATGGCAGAGATTTATGGAAAAGCAACAGGATTGTGCAAAGGAAAAGGGGGATCCATGCATATTGCTGATGTGGAAAAGGGAATGCTTGGCGCCAACGGAATAGTCGGCGGCGGCTTTCCTCTTGCTGTTGGGGCTGGTTTGACAGCGAAATTGAAGAAAACGGGTGCTATTGCTGTTTGTTTCTTTGGCGATGGCGCGAATAACCACGGAACATTCCACGAAGGCATTAATCTTGCGGCAATTTGGAAATTGCCAGTCGTTTTTGTCGCGGAAAACAACGGTTATGCTGAAGCAACTCCTTTCGAATATGCATCCAGTTGCAAAAACATTGCCGACCGGGCAGCTGCTTATAATATTCCAGGCGAAATTGTTGACGGAAAAGACGTAATTGCCGTATACGAGGCGGCGGAAAGAGCGATAGCGCGTGCGCGCAACGGCGAAGGACCAACTTTAATCGAATGCAAGACATACCGGAATTATGGGCATTTTGAAGGAGATGCCCAAACGTATAAATCAGCGGAAGAAAAAGAAAAACATTTAAAAGAGTTAGATGCCATTGTAAGATTCCGCAACTATATTCTTTCCAATCAGTTGTTATCAGAACAAGAACTATTGGAAATAGAGCAGAATGTAACGGAAGCGATTGAGAAAGCGGTAGATTTTGCAGAAAAAAGTCCGTTCCCGGCAGAAGAAGATCTTTTAAAAGATGTTTATGTATCTTACTAATTGTCAAAGTTAGGAGGGAATAATCAACTATGACAAGAACCATTTCTTTTTCAGCAGCAATTAATGAAGCGATGAAGCTCGCGATGCGCAAAGATGAAAATGTTATTTTGTTGGGCGAAGATGTAGCTGGCGGTGCAACTGTCGATCATTTGCAAGATGAGGAAGCTTGGGGAGGTGTAATGGGCGTCACCAAAGGCCTCGTCCAAGAATTTGGCAGAGAAAGAGTATTAGATACACCAATTGCGGAAGCTGGATATATTGGGGCAGCGGTTACCGCAGCGGCGACGGGATTAAGGCCGATTGCCGAATTGATGTTTAACGATTTTATCGGCAGCTGTTTAGATGAAGTTATGAACCAAGCAGCTAAACTTCGCTATATGTTTGGCGGAAAAGCGAAAGTGCCTTTAACTATACGGACGATGCATGGTGCCGGATTTCGCGCGGCCGCGCAGCATTCACAAAGCCTATACGCGATTTTCACCCATATACCAGGTTTGAAAGTCGTTGTTCCTTCTACCCCGTCCGATGCAAAAGGGCTGTTACTCACTTCCATTTTTGATGATGATCCGGTCATCTTTTTTGAAGATAAAACACTGTATAACATAAAAGGAGAAGTGGAAGAAGGATTTTATACGATTCCGTTTGGAAAAGCAGATATTAAAAGAGAAGGAAATGATTTGACCATTGTGGCGATCGGAAAACAAGTGCATACGGCTTTGAAAGCAGCGGATATGTTAAAAGCGCGCGGAATTGAAACAGAGGTCATTGATCCAAGAACATTGTCCCCGTTGGATGAAGAAACGATTTTATCTTCTGTAGCGAAGACAGGCCGGTTAATTGTGATTGATGAAGCAAATCCGAGATGCAGTGTAGCGACAGATATTTCTGCGCTTGTCGCAGATAAAGGATTTGATTATTTAGATGCTCCGATTAAGATGATCACTGCTCCGCATTGTCCTGTTCCATTTTCACCAACATTAGAAGATCTTTATTTACCAACTCCAGAAAAAGTGCTTCAGGCAGTAGCTGAAATAATAGGGGATGAGACGATTGTAGCAGTTTAATCCATTCAAGCGTGCTGCTAAAAAGCAATTTTGCCGCGGCTTATTAGCAGCACGCATTCCTTGCATCAATCGAAAAAAGGGAGAGATAGGAAATGGCAGTGGAAATCTTCATGCCAAAGTTAGGAATGAGTATGAAAGAAGGAACGGTAGTAGAGTGGCTCAAGAAAAAAGGAGATAAGGTAAAAAAAGGGGAATCGCTCGTTGTCATAAGCTCCGATAAGATTGAGACAGATATCGAAGCACCGCAAGACGGGGTGTTATTAGAGATCCTTGTCGAGCAAGATGAAACAGCGGAAGTAGGGAAAGTAATTGGCTACATTGGCCAAGAAGGGGAAAAACTAAACATTCAGTCCAATGAAACGCCACAAGAAACAGCAAAACAAGCAATGCAAGAAGTGGCTGCATCCGTTGGAACCATTGAACCAAACATAACGTCAAGGCATATGTTGCGCGTTTCTCCTGCCGCGAGAAAACTAGCCCGCGAGGCTGGGATCGACGTAAGCAATATTAAAGGCACTGGACCAAAAGGGCGAATAACAAGAGCCGATGTGGAAAAGGCCATTCAACAAAAACAAGCATCCTTGCAACCAGTGCGCGAGAAGCAAACGGTCGCGGAAACAAATCAGATAACCAGCTCGGAAACAAACCAGATCACAACGGAACAACAAGGCGTTACAGTAAAACCGATAACCGGCATGCGGAAAGTAATCGCGACAAGAATGTTTGCAAGCCTGCAGCAAACGGCACAGCTAACGATTCATATGAAAGCAGATGTGACAGAGCTGTTTGAATTACAAGGAAAACTAAGGGAAGAACTACAAGACGAACCTGATGTGAAGCTTACGATTACCGATTTTATCGCCCGGGCAACGGTTTTAGCATTAAGCACTCATAAACAAATGAACAGCCTTTATCAAAACGGGCATATCCATACGTATGATTCCGTGCATTTAGGCATTGCTGTCGCGTTGGCGAACGGTCTGGCCGTTCCGGTCATCCCTTATGCCGAGAAACTTTCTTTAAAAGAAATTTCGAAAAAAATAAAGGAATTGAGCGCGCGGGCAAGGGAAGGAAAATTAAGCAGCGAGGAAATGAAAGGCTCCACTTTTACGATAACAAGTCTCGGCGCATATGGTGTGGAATTTTTTACGCCAGTGTTAAATCCGCCGGAGGTAGGAATCCTCGGAGTAGGAACAGCCGCAGATACTCCAGTCTTCATAGGAGATAACATCCAGAAAAGAAAAATTTTGCCGTTAAGTTTGACATTTGATCACCAAGTGATTGACGGCGCTCCGGCCAGCCAATTTCTTACTGCCATTAAAAATTATTTGGAAAAGCCATATAAAATGTTATTGTAATATGCTATTTAATTTGTGGGAGAAGAGACATCGGTTTCTTAATCATAGGAGTTTTGGAATAAGAAAGTAATCCAATTTCGGATTGCTTTCTTTTTTTTTTTTGGTAATATGATGGATAATTTTGTGAATACAACTTCCAAATCGCATATTGTTCACACGGCAACAATTGAAGGGATGAATTTACTTGTTCATGGAGCGAAAAATGTAGTTGAAGAAGAAACTCCAAAGCAAAAGTGTAGATTTGATGTATGAATAAACATTGTATTTCTCTACTTTGCTGCACACTTCTGGAAGGGACGGAATTTCTCATTGATTTTAATTGCTGCATAGTTTGAGATACATAAAATCTGCTTGGTTTTTACCGTGGATGATTATTTAAAATGTTTGAAATCTGGAGCAGTATTTTTAATCCTGTTGTATAAAAAATAGCCAGCTAAAGGACAGCAGGTTAGGAAAAAGGAATCAAAGCAGTGACTTACAGAATCTAATTCGTTCGGAAAAGGAAAAGCGGAAATGTCAATCCGCTATATTTTTAGACAAACAGAGAGGCCGTTATTCTAATGAGCATCTGGAGCAGATTGGTACAGCAAAATCGAATCATACAGGAATCTGATTAGCCAGCATTTGTTGTCTCGAATGCCAGCTCTTTTATAAGAAAATTCTAAAGATAAAAAATTTAAAGTAAAAAAATGAAATTTTAAAACAATTAAAAAATATTATTCTCTATCATAATAACCAAGGAGGGTAACAATTGGCTGAAATATTAATTGTGGATGATGACAAATGTGCAAGAAAGGAAATTAGAACATTCATCGAGGAAAGTAAATTTCGCTTTCTGACCATTTACGAAGCAAATACAGCGCAAAGAGGAATGATCCTTCTGAAACAAAATCGCCCGAACGTGTTAATTTTGGATATCACATTACCAGATATGGATGGAATTAAACTTGGAAGATCAGCGTTGCAATTGTATTCGGATTTGCCTGTTATTGTTGTGACACAGTTGAAAATGTTTGAGTTTGTGCACAAAGCCATTAATTCAGGTTTTTCAGCATATTTGTTGAAACCGCTTTCTAAAAACGAATTATATGAAACGCTGGAGCGGATTTTGCCTAAAGGACTTAGCCGAGAAATTAATCAAACTATCAATGGGAAAAGTACATTTTCTTCAGATTTAAAAAATCCGATTGAAAGTGCTATTCAGTTTATTCAGATGAACTACGGATACCCTCTTACGTTAAAAGAGGTGGCGGACCAAGTATATTTAAGCCCATCTTATTTCAGCCGGTTATTTAAAGAAGAAGTCGGTATGACGTTTGTCGAATATTTGACGTTTGTCAGAGTGCAAAAAGCGAAAAGTTTACTTCGATTTTCCAGCCTGCCGATTGAAATCGTCGCACATCATACGGGGTTTTCTAACCCTGGCTACTTTGCGACCACTTTCAAAAAAATGGTGGGAAAAACGCCGAGTGAATACCGGGACCAATTCTATTTTCAAGAAAAGGGGGTAAAGTCGTGATAGCGATAAATAAAGAATTGGAGCGTTGTAAAAAGGAAGGGCTTTCAGGTGTGCTTGGAACGATCATTTCGACAGAAGGTTCTACTTATCAAAAAGCGGGAGCAAAATGTTTTATTTCTGAAGACCGGAAGCTTACCGGGCTTTTAAGTGGCGGATGTGTTGAGTCGGATATTATTGAACACGCCATGAAAGTTCTTGAAACTGGAAAACCGACAGTCATCCATTACGATTTTTACGGAGACGATGACATTGTTTGGGGACTTGGTGTTGGTTGCAACGGAAAAATGAATATTTTTTTACAACCATATCTTCCTGATAAACAACCTGAAAAGGCTGCTGTGATTGATCAGTATTTTTCAGATTCCCTCCAAAAAACGTTGCACACTGTCACTATTGTGAAAGCGAAGGATGAATCGCTGCAAGGGAAAATGTGGATGATTGATGATGCTTTTGACAATAATGACCTGCCTATCTCTGTTTATGAGATTGCCGTTGATTATCTGATGAGAAAAAAGAATTTGAAAAATGAAATGGTGTATTTAGGTGGGGAGCAAGATTTGTATGTGTATTATGAATCAACGAGTCCACCGCCTCATCTTATCGTTTTTGGCGCAGGCTCTGATGCCATTCCGCTTGTGAAAATGGCGAAAAATTTGAATTGGCTAGTTACTGTGCTCGATTATCGCCCATCTCATTGCAATGAACGGAATTTTCCGGAAGCTGATTTCATCCATGTATATTCTGCCGGAAGTGTGCCAAACGTTTCGCTTCATGAAAATTCATATGTTGTTATAATGACACACAACTTTCTGCATGATAGGGAAATTTTAGAATCGATTGTAAATTCCGATGCAGCTTACATCGGACTATTAGGGCCGCGAAAAAGAACAGATAGGTTGATTGCGACAAGCAACACCCTTATAGACAGTAAAAATGTCCGCCGCATCTACAGTCCGATTGGATTGGATATCGGTGCCAAAACACCAGAAGAAATCGCCCTCAGTATTTTGGCTGAAATCATGATGGCATATAGAGGGGGGACTGGGAAAAATCTGTCGCAGCTGTCATCGATGACGCACTCTGTATGAAGGAGGGCCAGTTTTTTAGATGGGAAAGAACATATGGGGAATTATCTTAGCCTCGGGTTGTTCAACACGCATGGGAAGACCTAAGCTGCTGCTGCCGTATAAAGGCAAATCCATTATCCGGCATGTGATTGATGAAAGCATGAAGTCACGTTTAAGCGGTGTGGTGGCCGTAATCAACCCCAAGATTGCCGGGCTGAGAAATGAAGTTTCCAGCTCGGGCGTGAGCAAACTAGTTTTGAATGAACAGGCAGCACAAGGAATGTCCACATCGTTAAAAGCGGGATTGATGAATCTGCCTCCAACAGCTGCTGCTATGGTATTACTCGGTGACCAGCCGCTTGTCACATCCAATGATATCGATGCGGTCATTAGATGTTATGAAGCAAATGAGGGCACTGCCATTGTTCAAGCAAGCTATCAATCGAAAAGAGGGCATCCTGTTCTGTTTGATTGCTCGATGTTTCCGCATCTTTTTCATGTAACAGGGGATGAAGGTGCGAGATCTGTTTTAAAAACGTTTGCAAATCAGATTCGGTTTGCAAGAATTGATAAACCATTTCCTGATGATATCGATACGCCAGAAGACTATGAGCAGCTTCTTCGGAAGGAGGCAAAGTTAAATGAGTAAAGTGATTGGCAAAAGCGTCACACGTGTAGAGGACAAAAGACTGCTGACGGGGCAGGGAAAATATATTGATGATCTCGGAACACCGCCTAATACCGCTCATGTGGCGATTTTAAGAAGTCCTTATCCTCACGCAAAGATCGTCTCTATCGATTATTCTGAAGCATTAAAAATTCCGGGAGTAAAAGGTGTCGTCACAGGTAAAGAGGTTCAGCCATTGGTAAATCCTTTCAGTGTTGGAGTAAGCGCGCCTGTCCAATACTATCCAATTGCGATGGATAAAGTGCGTTATGTCGGCGAGCCGGTAGCGGTTGTAGTGGCAAAAAACCGCTATATTGCGGAAGATGCTCTTGAAAAAATTAAGGTGAAATATGAAACGCTCGAGCCGGTTGTAGACATTGAGCGCGCACTCGAAGAAGGAGCGCCTGTTTTACATGAAAATGTCGGCTCGAACATCGCCAACCACCGGACGTTTCACTACGGGGATGTTGATAAGGCGTTTCAACAAGCGGACAGAATTATAAAGCACCGCTTTCATTTCCCGAAATATTCTGCGACACCAGTCGAAACATACGGAGTTATTGCACAATATGAAGAAAGCACGGATAGCTACACAGTTCATGCGAATTTCCACGGCCCGTTTGTGCTTCATTCGATTATGGCTAGTGCGTTGAAAGTGCCAAGCAACCGGCTGCGGATCATCATTCCGAAAGATATCGGCGGTAGCTATGGAATTAAAGCAGGGATATTCCCTTACATCGTACTTTGCTCTGTGGTCAGTCGTCTCGCAGGATGTCCGGTGAAATGGATAGAAGATCGGCAAGAACATCTGGCAGCAAGTTCAAGTTGTACAGATCGCGTGACATACATTGAAGCGGCAGTGAAAAATGACGGAAAAGTGCTCGGCTTAAAAATGAAAATGATAGACAATGTCGGTGCATACATCCGGGCGCCAGAGCCTGCCTGCCTATATCGGAACCACGCAAACACAACAGGTGCTTATGACATTCCAAACTTAATGATTGATGCTTATGCAGTAATGACGAATAAAGTGCCAACTGGTCTCATCCGGGGATACGGCGGACAGGAAACGTATTTTCCTCTTGAACGGATCATGCACATGATTGCTGATGAATTAGAAATGGATCCGGCTGATGTGATTAGACGGAATTTAATAAAAAAAGAACAGTTCCCTTACAAAACAGCGTCTGGCGGAGTGTATGATAGCGGCGATTATGAAAAAGCGTTCGATTTATTGCTGAAAATTGGGAAATACGAAGAATTTCGCAAAAAACAAGCGGAAGCACGAAAGAAAGGAAAATTGCTTGGCGTTGGATTAGCGGTCATCGTTGAACCATCTGGTTCCAATATGGGGTACATTACGATTGCCTTGACTCCAGAAGAAAGGAAAGCGGGATTGCCAAAATCAGGTTGTACCGAAGCGGCGACGATTTCGATCGATCCGATGGGAAATGTAAATGTCCGCATCAGTACCACTCCTACCGGTCAAGGGCATGAAACTGTCGCAAGCCAGATTGTTTCAGAAATACTTGGCATTCCACATGACAAAATTAACGTTGTTGCTGAACTCGATACAGCTACAAGCGCATGGTCCATCGCATCTGGAAGTTATTCAAGCCGCTTTGCATCACTTGGCTCCAGTGCCGTTTACTACGCGGCGCAAAAAGTAAAGCGCAAGATCATTAAAATTGCAGCACACTTTTTACAGATTGACGAAGATGATTTAACAATGAAAAATGGTCAAATTATTTCAAAAACGGATCCATCTAAATCTATATCCATTAAACGAGTGGCAGGATCAGCACATTGGAATCCGCTTTCTTTGCCGAAAGGAATGGAGCCGGGCATTTATGAAACAGCTTATTACACAGCTCAGGCAGAGCCGCCGGATGATAATGACCTTATTAACTCGTCGATTACGTATGGTTTTGTAGCGGATTTAGTGACGGTGGAAATCGATCCGGAAACAGGCGAAATCCATATTTTGGATTATTACACTGTCCATGATGCTGGTAAATTGTTAAATCCACTTATCGCCAATGGGCAAATTTTAGGAGGTCTTGTGCATGGGCTTGGTGGCGCTATGTATGAAGAACTCGTCTACGATGATAAAGGACAGTTTTTAACTGGCTCATTTATGGATTATTTATGTCCTACAGCAACAGAAATACCAAGAGTGACTATCCAACATATTGAAACACCTTCGCCAATTACACCGCTTGGTGCAAAAGGTCTTGGAGAAGGGAACTCCATGAGTGCGCCTGTTGTCATTGCTAACGCAGTTAACGATGCGTTGAAACCATACGGAGTGACCATTGATTCACTGCCTGTAACGCCTAATAAAATATGGAATCTTATTCATCGTTCCATAAAACAGGAGGAATTAGCATGAACGGAAGCGGAAAAGTAGCATTGAATGCAGGAATCGAAAAAGCGTGGGAGGTGTTGCTTAATCCACAAGCATTAAAAAACTGTATTATGGGGTGTACGAAGCTGGAGACGGTTGGAGAGAACAAATATGAAGCAGTATTGTCTATCGGAATTGCAGCTGTTAAAGGAAAATATGAATCAACCATTGAGATTGCTGATATTCAAAAGCCGAACCATTACAAGCTCATTGTAAAAGGGGAAGGAGGCCCCGGCAGTGTTGAGGCAACTGGGGTGGTGGACCTTATTTCGATTGATGAAAACACAACGGAGTTGCAGTATACGTATGATGCTGAAGTTGGCGGTAAAGTAGCGATGGTCGGCCAAAGAATGTTAAACGGTGTTGCTAAGTTGATCATTCAAGATTTCTTTAAAAAATTTAATAAAGAACTGGCTAAAAGCGAACAATCCGTCTAAGTAGACGGAGACAGAAAGGGGGGAGATTCATGAAACCGGCAAAATTTGACTATTATTGCCCGAAAACTGTAGAGGAAGCACTTTCACTTTTAGAAGAAATAGGATTTGATGGAAAAATAATTGCCGGAGGTCAAAGCCTTGTGCCGATTATGAACATGAGATTGTCCACACCTGAATATTTAATTGATATTAACCAGTTGAAAGATTTGCAATTTATCGAGTTTGACGGCAGCAAAATGAAAATCGGCGCGTTAACGAGACAAACTGAAATTGAAATGTCCGATGCAGTTCGTAAACATCTGGGGCTTCTAAGTGAAGCTGTCCCGTATATCGGCCACGTTCAGACGAGAAATCGCGGAACGTTTGGCGGAAGCATTGTTCATGCTGATCCATCCGCTGAAATTCCTCTGTCATTAATGGCGCTCGGTGGAACACTTCATATCGCTTCTAAAGAGGAAGTGCGGGAAGTAAACGTGGAGGATTTTTTTGTCACTTATTTAACAACCGATATTATGCCGAATGAGTTGCTGGCGGAAATTCATATTCCAGTACCAGAAGGAAGAGTGGGATATTCATTTCATGAAATTTCACGGCGCCATGGTGACTTTGCTCTCGTTGCCGCTGCCTGTCAATTGTCCATTGATAGTCAGGACCGCATTGCCAAAGCCAGATTGGTTTTGGGAGGCGTTGATGCGGTGCCATTATTGATTACAGAGGCAAGCGGGTTGATGGAAGGAGAGTATTTGTCTGCCTCGCTTCTTAATAAAATTGCCGATATTGTTGATGAAGTTGTTAATCCGGAATCAGATTTGCATGCAACCGCCGATTACAGAAGATACCTTGCGAAAAAGTTGGCAGTGCGCACAGTAAAAACAGCTTATGAGCGGGCAAGGGGGGAACATAATGAGCGTTCATGAAATTGAAGTTACAATAAACGGAAAAAAATATCGAGAACAAGTCGAATCTAGGATGTTGCTCAGCGATTTTTTGCGAGAAACGTGCGGTCTCACCGGCACACATGTAGGCTGTGAGCATGGTGTGTGCGGTGCTTGCACGATCCAATTAAACGGTTCGGCTGTCAGGAGCTGTCTTATCTTTGCAGTACAGGTAGACGGACAGGAAATAACAACGGTAGAAGGGTTGGCAAAAGATGGTGAACTGACGCCGCTGCAAAGAAATTTCATTGAATGTCACGGCCTTCAGTGTGGGTTCTGTACACCGGGTATTCTAATGTCAGCAGCCGACTATCTGCAGAAAAATCCGCATCCAGCCCTTCAGGAAATAAAAGAAATGCTATCTGGGCATTTATGCCGTTGCACGGGCTATGAAGGGATTATAAAGGCGATTCAAAAAACAATTGATGAAAGCAATCACCTTTACGAAGCGGAAAGGAGATGACGAAATGAATCTTGTCACGATGTTCGATTTCGCTGTCGAACGCTTTCCAAACCGGGTCGCTGTTGTAGAAGGCGACAGAAGGTATACGTACAGACAGTTTCATAAGGAAGTGACGAAAGTAGCAGCATCGCTGCAAAGAATTGGCATTAAGCAGCATGACCGCGTGATGATTCTGTTAAAAAACCGCCTCGAAAATATGGTCATTTACTGGGCGCTTCAAAAAATTGGAGCGGTGTACACGCCAATCAATTTCCGTCTGGCTGTGAAAGAAGTCGAGTACTGTGTAAACGATGCAGAAGCGACCGCTGTTGTATATGAAAGTGCCAGCCAAGAATCCGTTTTAAAAGCAAACTTTCAGCAAAAGCCGATCCTGATTGGTGTTGGAGAAGTGGAAGGGGCGGACATTTATTATAATGAGCTTGTCGACAGAAGTCCTGAAAGCTTTGAAAAACCGGTGATCCATGCCGATGATGTAGCTATCATGCTTTATACATCTGGCACAACCGGAAAACCAAAGGGGGTGCCGCGGACCCATAAAAATGAGTACAGTGCAGCGCTTGCCCATATTATTCAAAACCAATATCAAGACGGAGAAAGTACATTGGGCACAATGCCACTCTATCATACGATGGGCATGC
Protein-coding regions in this window:
- a CDS encoding FAD binding domain-containing protein, producing MKPAKFDYYCPKTVEEALSLLEEIGFDGKIIAGGQSLVPIMNMRLSTPEYLIDINQLKDLQFIEFDGSKMKIGALTRQTEIEMSDAVRKHLGLLSEAVPYIGHVQTRNRGTFGGSIVHADPSAEIPLSLMALGGTLHIASKEEVREVNVEDFFVTYLTTDIMPNELLAEIHIPVPEGRVGYSFHEISRRHGDFALVAAACQLSIDSQDRIAKARLVLGGVDAVPLLITEASGLMEGEYLSASLLNKIADIVDEVVNPESDLHATADYRRYLAKKLAVRTVKTAYERARGEHNERS
- a CDS encoding (2Fe-2S)-binding protein, which encodes MSVHEIEVTINGKKYREQVESRMLLSDFLRETCGLTGTHVGCEHGVCGACTIQLNGSAVRSCLIFAVQVDGQEITTVEGLAKDGELTPLQRNFIECHGLQCGFCTPGILMSAADYLQKNPHPALQEIKEMLSGHLCRCTGYEGIIKAIQKTIDESNHLYEAERR